In Streptomyces sp. HUAS ZL42, the DNA window CTGCAGCACGAGTGCGACCACCTGGAGGGCAGGGTGTACGCGGACCGCGTGACGGGTTGGCGCCACCGCCGACTGATGCGACAGGTACGGCGAGCTTCATGGCGCCGGTGAGGTGTGCTGCTCAGGGGCGCGGGGCTGTATCCAATGGCGGCTCCGCCGCGTGGGCGCTACCAGCCCCCACCGGTCTGTGGACGGCAAACGACCGTCAGAACCCGGGACCGCCCATCTTGTCCCCGGCGGCAGCCAGACGCCCCCACAACAGGTCCGCCAGACTCCGCACCAACTCAGCCCGGGAACATGGCCGTTCCCCCAGCCACCAGTCCCCGGCCGCGTGCATCATCCCGACGATCCCGTGCCCCCACACCCGGGCCAACTGCTGGCTCTCCGGCCCGAGATCCAGCCGATCCTCGATGACCTGCGCCAACTCCTCGCCCATCCTGCGCAGCAGCGGCGCCGAGTGCTTGCCGACGTCGAACCCCTGGTCCCCCGTCTGCCCGCCCTCGGCGGGATGCATCAGGAACCGGTACACCTGAGGCCGCGCCTCGATCGCGGCGAGGTACGTGTCCAACGTCGCCTCGACCCGCTCCCGTCGGTCCGCGGGAGCGTCCAGCGCGGCTCGCAGCGAGTCGAGCAGGGCGTCCGTGTGCCGTTTGGCCAACGCTGCGTAAAGTCCGCCCTTGTCGCCGAAGTGGCGATAAAGGATCGGCTTGGTGATGCCGGCTTCCGCGGCGATCGCGTTCATCGAGGCCTGCGGACCGTCGCGCAGCACCACTCTGTCGGCTGCCTCGAGCAGCTCGCGCCGCCGGCGGTCGGCGGACCGCTGCTGCTCGGTCCGCTGCGTGGTGTCCATGAGCTCTCCCCACCCGTGCTGATTCGATGACGCCTGCGCAAACTAACACTCAACACTCCACTGACATCGAACGGGATGCCGAGCTGTCATCAGGAGTTGACTTTTCCTACTGACTGGTAACAGACTCGTGTTACCGCAAGTAACACGAAAGAGCACCGCCGCTGGAGGAGACATGGCCGAGTTCACCATGGAGCTCAACGACGAACAGAAGGAGGTCCGCGACTGGCTGCACGGCTTCGCCGCCGAGGTCATCCGCCCCGCGGCCGCCGAATGGGACGAGCGTGAGGAGACTCCCTGGCCGGTCATCCAGGAGGCCGCGAAGGTCGGCATCTACTCGCTCGACTTCTACGCCCAGCAGTACTTCGACCCCACAGGTCTCGGCATCCCCATGGCCATGGAGGAGCTGTTCTGGGGCGACGCCGGCATCGCCCTGTCGATCGTCGGCACCGGCCTCGCCGCCGTGGGCGTGCTCGCCAACGGTACCGAGGAGCAGATCGGCACCTGGATCCCCCAGATGTACGGCGACACCAACGACGTCAAGGTCGCCGCGTTCTGCTCCTCCGAACCCGACGCCGGCTCCGACGTCGCCTCCATGCGCACGCGTGCCGTGTACGACGAGGCCAAGGACGAGTGGGTGATCAACGGTACGAAGACGTGGGCGACCAACGGCGGCATCGCCAACGTCCACGTGGTCGTGGCCGTCGTCGACCCGGAGCTCGGCTCCAAGGGCCACGCTTCCTTCATCATTCCGCCGAACACGCCGGGTCTGTCCCAGGGGCAGAAGTTCA includes these proteins:
- a CDS encoding TetR family transcriptional regulator gives rise to the protein MDTTQRTEQQRSADRRRRELLEAADRVVLRDGPQASMNAIAAEAGITKPILYRHFGDKGGLYAALAKRHTDALLDSLRAALDAPADRRERVEATLDTYLAAIEARPQVYRFLMHPAEGGQTGDQGFDVGKHSAPLLRRMGEELAQVIEDRLDLGPESQQLARVWGHGIVGMMHAAGDWWLGERPCSRAELVRSLADLLWGRLAAAGDKMGGPGF
- a CDS encoding acyl-CoA dehydrogenase family protein encodes the protein MAEFTMELNDEQKEVRDWLHGFAAEVIRPAAAEWDEREETPWPVIQEAAKVGIYSLDFYAQQYFDPTGLGIPMAMEELFWGDAGIALSIVGTGLAAVGVLANGTEEQIGTWIPQMYGDTNDVKVAAFCSSEPDAGSDVASMRTRAVYDEAKDEWVINGTKTWATNGGIANVHVVVAVVDPELGSKGHASFIIPPNTPGLSQGQKFKKHGIRASHTAEVVLESVRVPGSCLLGGKEKLDERLARARERAKAGGERVKNAAMATFEASRPAVGAMAVGTARAAYEVALDYATTREQFGRPIIDNQGVAFQLADMRTQIDAARLLVWRASWMAINGKPFTAAEGSMSKLFASETAKKVTAQAIQILGGNGYTREYPVERMHRDAAIYTIFEGTSEIQRLVIARTLSGMPIR